In Calonectris borealis chromosome Z, bCalBor7.hap1.2, whole genome shotgun sequence, a single genomic region encodes these proteins:
- the CZH5orf34 gene encoding uncharacterized protein C5orf34 homolog isoform X5, which produces MEAESLMVLYGDDSVEVHYAGGSRLLLSPCGSEYLYEAALPAAAHPLQPAETTRQRVAFVVSAYKEQLLRALDFRNKFSSHPYLPSRVIPPERKKILFSDILEIRWPDPAMVDLTRCIDNGSVKISSVDGYAHLYLSELQHDFTVEFLCKVSQSSAASLHCSQKNCNYQSGKSSKNSVAETSSKQTRIKSKKNEHSYAEGKYRGTTKPKDQRDRDGVPLYYTNCSSEYTWVTQCWSVSSFPEEWKYPLSLALTCYNLHTVKNVMNTCEKNKHTPIEADILIDPETHETVSRLPTALPLSCRAPHLHRWTFCDFFQNQGTEKYSCPQLIKIVWCQGVFYRFIHGRTNIAEIYPGDDSFFKSEGAFLGNYFVHYAIQKGTKKREEKMYSINSLPPDVPGKLYSISSTITQATKILQYCYKTKLSLTHNYYLCCWKMVPEADGREMLPVLLYEKVVPTIGRLVVYSDHKVHAAFWDGMTLNMVWDFSSSYNKIQVNEDVGWCKLTTPDGVQQLIQISHPGIYERYIRTAIEWCRSFNERKEIPEYTAHSVTEENWSADAELEKIQRFNFLLDNSNVLERTSAAKTNPSGITVRKTENRSEPEEISEGCVLEALEKTSKVIQDIESLLAASGK; this is translated from the exons ATGGAGGCGGAAAGCCTGATGGTGCTGTACGGGGACGACTCGGTGGAGGTGCACTACGCGGGGGGGTCCCGCTTGCTGCTGTCCCCTTGCGGCAGCGAGTACCTGTACGAAGCGgcgctccccgccgctgcccaCCCCCTCCAGCCGGCGGAGACGACCCGCCAGCGGGTCGCCTTCGTCGTCAGCGCCTATAAG GAACAACTTCTGCGAGCTCTAGATTTCCGGAACAAGTTTTCTTCTCACCCGTACTTACCTTCGCGTGTCATacctccagaaagaaaaaag ATTCTTTTCAGTGATATCTTAGAAATTAGATGGCCTGACCCTGCTATGGTTGATCTGACAAGATGTATAGACAATGGCAGTGTGAAGATCTCGTCAGTAGATGGTTATGCTCACCTTTACCTGTCAGAATTGCAGCACGACTTTACAGTGGAGTTCTTATGCAAAGTCAGCCAGTCATCTGCAGCATCCTTACACTGCTCTCAAAAGAACTGCAACTATCAGTCtggaaaatcaagtaaaaattcTGTTGCAGAAACGTCATCAAAACAAACGAGAATAAAGAGTAAGAAGAATGAACATAGTTATGCTGAAGGTAAATACAGAGGAACAACCAAACCAAAGGACCAAAGAGACAGAGATGGAGTCCCTTTGTACTACACAAATTGTTCTTCTGAATACACATGGGTTACACAGTGTTGGTCTGTTTCCTCCTTCCCAGAAGAATGGAAATACCCTTTGTCGTTGGCACTAACGTGCTATAACTTACATACTGTTAAGAATGTAATGAATACatgtgagaaaaacaaacatacaccTATAGAAGCTGATATTTTAATAGACCCCGAAACACATGAAACAGTTTCTCGTTTACCTACAGCTTTGCCACTCAGCTGCAGAGCCCCACATTTACACAG GTGGACTTTCTGTGACTTCTTTCAGAACCAAGGTACTGAAAAGTACTCATGCCCTCAGCTAATTAAAATTGTATGGTGCCAGGGTGTTTTTTATAG ATTTATCCATGGTAGGACCAACATCGCAGAAATTTATCCTGGTGATGACTCATTTTTCAAGTCAGAGGGAGCATTTTTGGGAAACTATTTCGTACATTATGCAATCCAAAAAGGTACAAAAAAG agagaagaaaagatgtaTTCAATAAACAGCCTACCTCCCGATGTACCAGGAAAACTGTACTCTATATCCTCCACTATTACTCAGGCAACCAA aatacTTCAGTACTGCTACAAGACTAAACTATCATTAACTCATAACTATTATCTCTGCTGCTGGAAGATG GTACCTGAGGCAGATGGACGAGAAATGTTGCCAGTTTTGCTGTATGAAAAGGTTGTTCCCACCATAGGAAGACTTGTTGTGTACTCAGATCATAAAGTCCACGCTGCTTTTTGGGATGGGATGACCTTGAATATGGTCTGGGATTTCAGCTCTTCCTATAATAAAATCCAG gtaAATGAAGATGTAGGCTGGTGTAAGTTAACTACTCCTGATGGGGTACAGCAGCTAATACAAATAAGTCATCCTGGAATCTATGAAAG GTATATCAGAACAGCAATAGAATGGTGCAGAAGTTTCAATGAAAGGAAGGAGATTCCTGAATATACTGCACACTCTGTAACTGAAGAAAATTG GTCTGCTGATGCTGAGCTCgaaaaaatacagagatttaaCT TTTTATTAGATAATAGCAATGTTCTGGAAAGGACATCTGCCGCAAAAACCAATCCATCTGGTATTActgtcagaaaaacagaaaacaggagTGAGCCGGAAGAAATCAGTGAAGGGTGCGTCCTGGAGGCTTTAGAAAAAACTTCAAAAGTAATTCAGGATATTGAATCTCTGCTTGCAGCTTCTGGGAAGTGA
- the CZH5orf34 gene encoding uncharacterized protein C5orf34 homolog isoform X7, translating into MVDLTRCIDNGSVKISSVDGYAHLYLSELQHDFTVEFLCKVSQSSAASLHCSQKNCNYQSGKSSKNSVAETSSKQTRIKSKKNEHSYAEGKYRGTTKPKDQRDRDGVPLYYTNCSSEYTWVTQCWSVSSFPEEWKYPLSLALTCYNLHTVKNVMNTCEKNKHTPIEADILIDPETHETVSRLPTALPLSCRAPHLHRWTFCDFFQNQGTEKYSCPQLIKIVWCQGVFYRFIHGRTNIAEIYPGDDSFFKSEGAFLGNYFVHYAIQKGTKKREEKMYSINSLPPDVPGKLYSISSTITQATKILQYCYKTKLSLTHNYYLCCWKMVPEADGREMLPVLLYEKVVPTIGRLVVYSDHKVHAAFWDGMTLNMVWDFSSSYNKIQVNEDVGWCKLTTPDGVQQLIQISHPGIYERYIRTAIEWCRSFNERKEIPEYTAHSVTEENWSADAELEKIQRFNFLLDNSNVLERTSAAKTNPSGITVRKTENRSEPEEISEGCVLEALEKTSKVIQDIESLLAASGK; encoded by the exons ATGGTTGATCTGACAAGATGTATAGACAATGGCAGTGTGAAGATCTCGTCAGTAGATGGTTATGCTCACCTTTACCTGTCAGAATTGCAGCACGACTTTACAGTGGAGTTCTTATGCAAAGTCAGCCAGTCATCTGCAGCATCCTTACACTGCTCTCAAAAGAACTGCAACTATCAGTCtggaaaatcaagtaaaaattcTGTTGCAGAAACGTCATCAAAACAAACGAGAATAAAGAGTAAGAAGAATGAACATAGTTATGCTGAAGGTAAATACAGAGGAACAACCAAACCAAAGGACCAAAGAGACAGAGATGGAGTCCCTTTGTACTACACAAATTGTTCTTCTGAATACACATGGGTTACACAGTGTTGGTCTGTTTCCTCCTTCCCAGAAGAATGGAAATACCCTTTGTCGTTGGCACTAACGTGCTATAACTTACATACTGTTAAGAATGTAATGAATACatgtgagaaaaacaaacatacaccTATAGAAGCTGATATTTTAATAGACCCCGAAACACATGAAACAGTTTCTCGTTTACCTACAGCTTTGCCACTCAGCTGCAGAGCCCCACATTTACACAG GTGGACTTTCTGTGACTTCTTTCAGAACCAAGGTACTGAAAAGTACTCATGCCCTCAGCTAATTAAAATTGTATGGTGCCAGGGTGTTTTTTATAG ATTTATCCATGGTAGGACCAACATCGCAGAAATTTATCCTGGTGATGACTCATTTTTCAAGTCAGAGGGAGCATTTTTGGGAAACTATTTCGTACATTATGCAATCCAAAAAGGTACAAAAAAG agagaagaaaagatgtaTTCAATAAACAGCCTACCTCCCGATGTACCAGGAAAACTGTACTCTATATCCTCCACTATTACTCAGGCAACCAA aatacTTCAGTACTGCTACAAGACTAAACTATCATTAACTCATAACTATTATCTCTGCTGCTGGAAGATG GTACCTGAGGCAGATGGACGAGAAATGTTGCCAGTTTTGCTGTATGAAAAGGTTGTTCCCACCATAGGAAGACTTGTTGTGTACTCAGATCATAAAGTCCACGCTGCTTTTTGGGATGGGATGACCTTGAATATGGTCTGGGATTTCAGCTCTTCCTATAATAAAATCCAG gtaAATGAAGATGTAGGCTGGTGTAAGTTAACTACTCCTGATGGGGTACAGCAGCTAATACAAATAAGTCATCCTGGAATCTATGAAAG GTATATCAGAACAGCAATAGAATGGTGCAGAAGTTTCAATGAAAGGAAGGAGATTCCTGAATATACTGCACACTCTGTAACTGAAGAAAATTG GTCTGCTGATGCTGAGCTCgaaaaaatacagagatttaaCT TTTTATTAGATAATAGCAATGTTCTGGAAAGGACATCTGCCGCAAAAACCAATCCATCTGGTATTActgtcagaaaaacagaaaacaggagTGAGCCGGAAGAAATCAGTGAAGGGTGCGTCCTGGAGGCTTTAGAAAAAACTTCAAAAGTAATTCAGGATATTGAATCTCTGCTTGCAGCTTCTGGGAAGTGA